In a single window of the Nicotiana tomentosiformis chromosome 8, ASM39032v3, whole genome shotgun sequence genome:
- the LOC104095331 gene encoding uncharacterized protein, which yields MVWGCEYDVNEFCKQGKFSIKKLNIAARPQLQKTPWKRLVLGADTIPRHQFILWLTLNQRLATVDRLAKWKIDVPKDCVLCTSQKEEMFDHLFFECEYAKSIWAILLNWLGERHSIESWEKEVQWLTKRTNNGRPRAQVVIFLFAATIYYTWLERNMRRFQKQYTTYAGRIREIVLQLHIKGQQRSKWKTLLDQLNSFSTCNNV from the coding sequence ATGGTTTGGGGCTGTGAGTACGATGTCAATGAGTTTTGTAAACAAGGAAAATTTAGCATCAAGAAATTGAACATAGCTGCAAGGCCTCAACTCCAGAAAACTCCATGGAAGAGACTCGTGCTGGGAGCTGATACTATACCAAGACATCAATTCATTCTGTGGTTAACACTCAATCAAAGATTGGCAACAGTAGATCGATTGGCAAAATGGAAGATAGATGTGCCAAAAGACTGTGTACTGTGTACTAGTCAAAAAGAAGAAATGTTTGATCATCTCTTCTTTGAGTGTGAATATGCAAAATCGATATGGGCTATACTATTAAACTGGTTGGGAGAAAGGCACTCCATTGAAAGCTGGGAAAAGGAAGTACAATGGCTAACTAAGAGAACTAATAACGGTAGACCAAGAGCTCAAGTTGTGATATTTTTGTTTGCAGCAACAATCTACTACACATGGCTGGAAAGGAACATGAGAAGGTTTCAAAAACAGTATACTACATATGCAGGGAGAATACGGGAAATTGTACTGCAGTTGCATATCAAAGGCCAGCAAAGGAGTAAATGGAAGACCTTGTTAGATCAGTTAAATAGCTTTTCTACTTGCAACAATGTATAG